In Oryza sativa Japonica Group chromosome 11, ASM3414082v1, the following are encoded in one genomic region:
- the LOC4349577 gene encoding PLASTID TRANSCRIPTIONALLY ACTIVE protein 6, chloroplastic: MAATVSLSLVVSASGFPYPFPSPLSKTLANPSSSTSLLLAASLSRGATPLPLLRRDVSAAYGDDDMDDDFGDFDLDDGDGVGDDEDLDNEQDYDVDYDRLLAPVKAPPRPLSGEGDEEEGDIAMVAAQSFVSTQDSASDTVVDYSVNEDEFHKIRLLHCDFFIRKVPDPDDDVFDFREMYVTPPDTDIYSIPRVLAPMPQKYVRCMKKNFGRYHVSEPPVEHLRDPLYKTEREIMKVFLTKHYRNRRCNDPDFFLDFEEIYVIDSKARSITRAKVVVSVPEGKKRDRRNDLLLIRDGGESFRIIDKTKRDDATTVIQREEWAKSRQDVEKHFRKLRDFDYSNWF; this comes from the exons ATGGCGGCCACCGTGTCGCTCTCTCTCGTCGTCTCCGCCTCCGGCTTCCCCTATCCATTCCCCTCGCCGCTCTCCAAAACCCTAGctaacccctcctcctccacgtcccttctcctcgccgcctccctctcccgcggCGCCACCCCACTGCCCCTCCTGCGGCGCGATGTCTCCGCGGcgtacggcgacgacgacatggaCGACGACTTCGGGGACTTCGACCTCGACGACGGGGACGGCGTGGGGGACGACGAAGACCTCGACAACGAGCAGGACTACGACGTCGACTACGACCGCCTGCTCGCCCCCGTcaaggcgccgccgcgcccactgTCCGGGgagggcgacgaggaggagggggacatcgccatggtcgccgcccaGAGCTTCGTCTCCACGCAGGACTCCGCCTCCGACACCGTGGTCGACTACTCCGTCAACGAGGACGAATTCCACAAGATTCGCCTACTGCACTGCGACTTTTTTATCCGCAAGGTGCCTgaccccgacgacgacgtcttcGACTTCCGGGAG ATGTATGTCACGCCGCCTGACACTGACATCTACTCCATCCCAAGGGTTCTTGCTCCGATGCCGCAAAAG TATGTGAGGTGcatgaagaaaaattttggtcgTTACCACGTTAGTGAGCCGCCTGTTGAGCATTTGCGTGATCCCCTATACAAGACAGAAAGGGAGATCATGAAG GTTTTCTTAACAAAACATTACAGGAATAGGCGGTGTAACGACCCAGATTTTTTCCTTGATTTTGAAGAGATATATGTTATTGACTCGAAAGCAAGGTCAATCACGAGAGCAAAAGTTGTG GTTAGTGTCCCTGAAGGAAAGAAGAGGGACAGGAGAAATGACTTGCTACTCATACGAGATGGAGGGGAATCATTCAGAATAATTGACAAG ACCAAAAGGGATGATGCGACCACTGTGATCCAAAGAGAGGAGTGGGCAAAGTCGAGGCAAGATGTGGAGAAGCACTTTAGGAAGCTCCGCGACTTTGACTACTCGAATTGGTTCTGA
- the LOC112936827 gene encoding EID1-like F-box protein 3, with translation MRRRGGPRRRRVGRRHGGPRRRRLGSRHPHDGPRHRLIGGGWPVMAKLLFFCCRAAAAVPGHFASTRSGGRPCSVDVVFTTNSCQHAVAGAVYDDIVGAYRGFMPSRTRAFLVIHRGPLEPHVRCPYCGARVWSMTAAGLARLSSSSSSDGERSADSDSNHSDDESFAAADVSLPLPLASRVSGRRLRGRPAM, from the exons atgcggcggcgcggtggtcccaggcggcggcgcgtcggccgcaGGCACGGTGGTCCCAGGCGACGGCGCCTCGGCAGCAGGCATCCGCACGACGGTCCCAGGCATCGACTCATTGGGGGAGGTTGGCCGGTGATGGCGAAGCTGCTCTTCTTCTGctgccgcgcggccgccgccgtgccgggccACTTTGCGAGCACGCG GTCGGGCGgccgcccgtgctccgtcgATGTCGTCTTCACTACGAATAGCTGTCAACAC gccgtcgccggcgcagtGTACGACGACATCGTGGGCGCGTACCGCGGGTTCATGCCGTCGCGGACGCGCGCGTTCCTCGTCATCCACCGTGGCCCGCTCGAGCCGCACGTCCGCTGCCCCTACTGCGGCGCCCGCGTCTGGAGCATGACCGCCGCGGGGCTcgcccgcctctcctcctcttcctccagcgacggcgagcgaaGCGCCGACTCCGACTCCAACCACAGCGACGACGAGTCATTCGCCGCCGCTGACGTGAGCCTCCCACTTCCTCTGGCTAGCCGCGTGTCAGGCCGGCGCCTTCGAGGCAGGCCGGCCATGTGA